Part of the Polyangiaceae bacterium genome, CGAAGCATCGGCTCGAGCAGCGGCTCCACCTCGCAGAGGCGCGCTTGCTCGACGGCTCGCCGCGCGTCCGCTCGCTTGAACCCCATCCGAACCAGCGCTCCGAGCACCTTTTCGGACACGCCGCCCTCGGGCGCGGGCGTCGGCGCTGGTGGCGCCGGTGGCGTGCTCTGTCTTCGCCTCGCTCGCGCCTCCGAGATCTCGTTCTGGATGTGGTCCTCACCGAAGACCTGGCGCGCTCGGTGGGCGTTGTGAGGTCTGCAAAGCAAGCAGCAGTTGTCCACCGTCGTGGGCCCGCCCTTCGCGAACGGGTCGATGTGCTCGATGGTCAAGAAGCGCGTCGCCGAACACCGCCGCCCTTCGGCGTCGGTGAAGGTGCACTGGTCGCCGTCCCGCTCCCTGACCGCTCGCTGGACTTCCACCGGAACGTGCCGCGAGCCCGGCTTCGTCTCGCGGCGCTTGCGGGGCTTGCCCGCGCCGGCGCGGCGCTTCGTCTCCCGCTCGATGAGCAGGTCCAGCGCGCGCTCGAGGATCGTCGCGAGGTCGCCGCTGGGCACCGTGTGGCTGAGCAGCGCCCGGGCCTGCTCGAGCTTGTCGCGGAACGCAGCGTGGGCGCTGAATTCCACGCGAACGCTCTCCGGCGAGAGCGGCTCGACGCGAGGGCGAGGCGCCTGGGCCGGCGGGGCCGGGGTACCTGCCCCGGACCATGTG contains:
- a CDS encoding HNH endonuclease, with protein sequence MFPFHATPPTAIPRLRQTGSEFLRLGRTVYFDACSSLFAYCTERLGYSEDSATKRVRVARLAQQFPQVLDDLASGELHLTGLFLLSGHLTDDNAEQLLAEARGKSKRQLEELLARWFPRPAVPPTITPVTPEPVQGQLSTWSGAGTPAPPAQAPRPRVEPLSPESVRVEFSAHAAFRDKLEQARALLSHTVPSGDLATILERALDLLIERETKRRAGAGKPRKRRETKPGSRHVPVEVQRAVRERDGDQCTFTDAEGRRCSATRFLTIEHIDPFAKGGPTTVDNCCLLCRPHNAHRARQVFGEDHIQNEISEARARRRQSTPPAPPAPTPAPEGGVSEKVLGALVRMGFKRADARRAVEQARLCEVEPLLEPMLRATLAILTP